The Mercurialis annua linkage group LG8, ddMerAnnu1.2, whole genome shotgun sequence genome window below encodes:
- the LOC130014590 gene encoding uncharacterized protein LOC130014590 isoform X2 has product MNIHSFQAKNCSNKGSNPQPFFSILLQNSNDHNFFVSQRNLAILAATERGNDYLQLYGLNLSFHGRFLMMNLGMKPSAKRQSSRLEEATIDKARNLEDCDIA; this is encoded by the exons atgaatattcattcatttCAAGCCAAAAATTGCAGCAACAAAGGATCAAATCCGCAACCCTTCTTCTCAATTCTTCTCCAAAATTCAAATGATCATAACTTCTTCGTTTCTCAACGAAATttagcgattcttgcggccacggaacgaggaaacgATTATCTACAGCTCTATGGGTTGAATTTGAG CTTCCATGGAAGGTTTTTGATGATGAATTTGGGCATGAAACCTTCGGCCAAGAGACAATCATCAAG actcgaaGAAGCGACTATCGACAAGGCTCGGAATTTAGAAGATTGTGACATCGCTTAG